A single window of Bacillota bacterium DNA harbors:
- a CDS encoding integrase translates to MHQPKGTRNEVIASSLLRCGYKERPQGRRRNCGRKTYSEDVKRALKKIWAILDFPSGKRLVPFIPEVVPVLESFGELTLKEETRAKIFGISSATVDRLLRPERTRLELRGRTGTKPGSLLKNDIPAKTFADWNDTEPGFLEIDLVAHDGGS, encoded by the coding sequence TTGCATCAACCAAAAGGTACTCGAAATGAGGTCATTGCATCAAGCCTTCTAAGATGCGGCTACAAAGAAAGGCCTCAGGGAAGGAGGCGTAACTGCGGGAGGAAAACCTATTCCGAAGATGTAAAGAGGGCTCTCAAAAAGATCTGGGCCATCTTAGACTTCCCTTCCGGCAAACGGCTTGTCCCCTTTATACCGGAGGTTGTTCCAGTACTTGAGAGTTTTGGTGAGTTGACCCTTAAGGAAGAGACCCGGGCCAAGATTTTTGGTATCAGCTCGGCCACGGTCGACCGGCTACTGAGGCCCGAAAGAACAAGACTTGAGTTAAGGGGGCGGACCGGTACTAAACCCGGCTCCCTCCTGAAAAACGACATCCCCGCCAAGACCTTCGCCGATTGGAACGACACGGAGCCTGGGTTCTTGGAGATAGACCTTGTGGCTCATGACGGTGGAAGT